One Aphelocoma coerulescens isolate FSJ_1873_10779 chromosome 5, UR_Acoe_1.0, whole genome shotgun sequence DNA segment encodes these proteins:
- the TMEM229B gene encoding transmembrane protein 229B, which produces MAAAEPLTAFSRWYLYAIHGYFCEVMFTAAWEFVVNFNWKFPGVTSVWALFIYGTSILIVEKMYLYLKDKCNILVRCFIYTLWTYLWEFTTGLILRQFNACPWDYSQFDFDFMGLITLEYAIPWFCASFIMEQLVIRNTLRLRFDETAEPGAPTAPVALANGHVKTD; this is translated from the coding sequence ATGGCTGCGGCAGAACCCCTGACCGCTTTCTCACGATGGTACCTCTACGCCATCCATGGCTATTTCTGTGAGGTGATGTTCACAGCTGCCTGGGAGTTTGTGGTCAACTTCAACTGGAAGTTCCCAGGTGTTACCAGTGTGTGGGCACTCTTCATCTATGGCACCTCCATCCTCATTGTGGAGAAGATGTATCTGTATCTCAAAGACAAGTGTAACATTTTAGTGCGCTGCTTCATTTACACACTGTGGACATACCTCTGGGAGTTTACTACTGGCCTCATCCTACGCCAGTTCAATGCCTGTCCATGGGACTATTCCCAGTTTGATTTTGACTTCATGGGCCTGATCACCCTGGAGTATGCCATCCCATGGTTTTGTGCTTCTTTCATCATGGAGCAGCTGGTGATCAGAAACACCCTGCGCTTACGATTTGATGAGACTGCTGAGCCGGGGGCCCCCACCGCCCCTGTTGCCTTGGCCAATGGCCACGTGAAGACGGATTGA